The following are encoded in a window of Massilia sp. R2A-15 genomic DNA:
- the fliN gene encoding flagellar motor switch protein FliN: MADNQDDQSMDDDWGAAIAEQARAEAAALQNQAASAAVFKDFSGKATKTDTPNDIDFILDIPVQLTVELGRTKIAIKNLLQLAQGSVVELDGLAGEPMDVLVNGCLIAQGEVVVVNDKFGIRLTDIITPSERIRKLNK, encoded by the coding sequence ATGGCCGATAATCAAGACGACCAAAGCATGGACGACGATTGGGGCGCGGCGATCGCCGAGCAGGCGCGCGCGGAAGCGGCGGCGCTGCAGAACCAGGCCGCCAGCGCGGCCGTGTTCAAGGACTTTTCCGGCAAGGCGACCAAGACCGACACCCCGAACGACATCGACTTCATCCTCGACATCCCGGTGCAGCTGACGGTCGAACTGGGCCGCACCAAGATCGCCATCAAGAACCTGCTGCAGCTGGCGCAGGGCTCGGTGGTCGAGCTCGACGGCCTGGCCGGCGAGCCGATGGACGTGCTGGTCAACGGCTGCCTGATCGCCCAGGGCGAGGTGGTGGTGGTCAACGACAAGTTCGGCATTCGCCTAACCGACATCATCACGCCGTCGGAACGGATCCGCAAACTCAATAAATGA
- the fliO gene encoding flagellar biosynthetic protein FliO, which translates to MLGLLAVLAWFLKRYGPKAAAGSANVRLVGALNLGGRERIMVVEVGDQWIVVGASPGRVNALATMPKREGAESAALLHPHQPPASSFSDWLKQTIDKRNAK; encoded by the coding sequence GTGCTTGGCCTGCTGGCCGTGCTGGCCTGGTTCCTGAAACGCTACGGCCCCAAGGCCGCCGCCGGTTCGGCCAACGTGCGCCTGGTGGGCGCGCTGAACCTGGGCGGGCGCGAGCGCATCATGGTGGTTGAAGTGGGCGACCAGTGGATCGTGGTGGGCGCCTCGCCCGGCCGCGTCAACGCGCTGGCCACGATGCCAAAGCGCGAAGGCGCCGAGAGCGCCGCCCTGCTGCACCCGCACCAGCCGCCGGCGTCCAGCTTCTCCGACTGGCTCAAACAGACGATCGACAAACGTAATGCGAAATAA
- the fliP gene encoding flagellar type III secretion system pore protein FliP (The bacterial flagellar biogenesis protein FliP forms a type III secretion system (T3SS)-type pore required for flagellar assembly.), translated as MRNKKLLLALAALAMPAFALAAQGIPAFTSAPAPGGGTAYSLPVQTLILMTALTFLPAALLMMTGFTRIIIVLGLLRQALGTQSAPPNQVMVGLALFLTFFVMGPTFDKIYTEAYLPLQENKIQMAEAMQKGVEPLKAFMTKQTRQADLALFVKISRSPALQGPEDIPLRVLIPAFVTSELKTAFQIGFAIFIPFLIIDMVVASVLMSMGMMMMSPAVISLPFKLMLFVLVDGWQLLLGSLSQSFY; from the coding sequence ATGCGAAATAAGAAACTCCTGCTGGCGCTGGCCGCCCTCGCCATGCCGGCCTTTGCGCTGGCCGCCCAGGGCATCCCGGCCTTCACCAGCGCGCCAGCGCCGGGCGGCGGCACCGCCTACTCGCTGCCGGTGCAGACCCTGATCCTGATGACGGCGCTGACCTTCCTGCCGGCGGCGCTGCTGATGATGACCGGCTTCACCCGCATCATCATCGTGCTCGGCCTGCTGCGCCAGGCGCTGGGAACGCAGTCGGCGCCGCCCAACCAGGTGATGGTGGGCCTGGCGCTGTTCCTGACCTTCTTCGTGATGGGCCCGACCTTCGACAAGATCTACACCGAGGCCTACCTGCCGCTGCAGGAAAACAAAATCCAGATGGCCGAGGCAATGCAGAAAGGCGTGGAACCGCTGAAAGCCTTCATGACCAAGCAGACGCGCCAGGCCGACCTGGCGCTGTTCGTCAAGATCTCGCGCTCGCCGGCGCTGCAGGGCCCCGAGGACATCCCGCTGCGCGTGCTGATTCCGGCATTCGTCACCAGCGAACTGAAAACCGCGTTCCAGATCGGCTTCGCGATCTTCATCCCCTTCCTGATCATCGACATGGTGGTCGCGTCGGTGCTGATGTCGATGGGGATGATGATGATGTCGCCGGCGGTGATCTCGCTGCCGTTCAAGCTGATGCTGTTCGTGCTGGTGGACGGCTGGCAGCTGCTGCTTGGCTCGCTTTCGCAGAGCTTCTACTAG
- the fliQ gene encoding flagellar biosynthesis protein FliQ: MTPETVMTMGRNAMEVTLMVAAPMLLVALIVGLVVSIFQAATQINEATLSFIPKLIGIFVALVVAGPWMLAVMLDYMRQVFTGIPGLIG, encoded by the coding sequence ATGACTCCCGAAACCGTCATGACGATGGGCCGAAACGCGATGGAAGTGACGCTGATGGTGGCCGCGCCGATGCTGCTGGTGGCGCTGATCGTCGGCCTGGTGGTGTCCATCTTCCAGGCCGCCACCCAGATCAACGAAGCGACGCTGTCCTTCATCCCCAAGCTGATCGGCATTTTCGTCGCGCTGGTGGTGGCCGGCCCGTGGATGCTGGCCGTCATGCTCGACTACATGCGCCAGGTGTTTACCGGCATACCCGGCCTGATCGGTTAG
- the fliR gene encoding flagellar biosynthetic protein FliR: MLTLTSAEMNTWIAALLWPLTRILGLIASAPLFGNAAVPVSIKAVLGILLAMIIAPAIPALPAADPMSLAGFLILLRELMIGLAMGIVMRIVFAAIEMAGEVASMTMGLGFASFFDPLTAGRSSAVSQFLVLVATMVFMAANAHLVLLQALAESFITMPVSAAPIAGGGPLELARWGARIFSAGLQLSLPIVAALLITNIALGILTRAAPQLNLFALGFPITLGVGLLLLSLSLPYLNTPIQNLFNQGIEAARLLPRAAGARTPAAPAPAAP, from the coding sequence ATGCTCACGCTGACCAGCGCTGAGATGAACACCTGGATCGCGGCGCTGCTGTGGCCACTGACGCGCATCCTCGGCCTGATCGCCTCCGCTCCCCTGTTCGGCAATGCCGCGGTGCCGGTGTCGATCAAGGCCGTGCTGGGCATCCTGCTGGCCATGATCATCGCGCCGGCGATCCCTGCCCTGCCGGCGGCCGACCCGATGTCGCTGGCCGGCTTCCTGATCCTGCTGCGCGAGCTGATGATCGGCCTGGCGATGGGCATCGTGATGCGCATCGTGTTCGCCGCCATCGAAATGGCGGGCGAAGTGGCGAGCATGACGATGGGCCTGGGCTTTGCCAGCTTCTTCGACCCGCTCACCGCGGGCCGCTCCTCGGCGGTCAGCCAGTTCCTGGTGCTGGTGGCGACCATGGTGTTCATGGCCGCCAACGCGCACCTGGTGCTGCTGCAGGCGCTGGCGGAGAGCTTCATCACGATGCCGGTGTCGGCCGCGCCGATTGCCGGCGGCGGCCCGCTGGAACTGGCGCGCTGGGGCGCGCGCATCTTCTCGGCCGGATTGCAACTGTCGCTGCCGATCGTCGCCGCCCTCCTGATTACTAACATCGCGCTGGGCATCCTGACGCGCGCGGCGCCGCAGCTGAACCTGTTCGCGCTGGGCTTCCCGATTACGCTGGGGGTGGGCCTGCTGCTGCTTAGCCTGTCCCTGCCCTACCTGAACACGCCGATCCAGAACCTGTTCAACCAGGGGATCGAAGCGGCGCGCCTGCTGCCGCGGGCCGCAGGCGCGCGCACACCGGCAGCGCCGGCGCCGGCCGCGCCGTGA
- the flgL gene encoding flagellar hook-associated protein FlgL, whose protein sequence is MRISTNTIYAQSTSQLGTLQSQLARTQQQLATNKRMLSAADDPIASARAVEVSQSKSINAQFATNRANARSSLSQEEVALTGVQSLIQDVQGIAVAAANGSNSPSDRATYANELQGRLDDLVALANSSDGNGGYVFSGYASTTQPFVKSSNGVDYMGDQGQVQLQVASSRKVGMNDPGSAVFNGIPTGNGSFTTAPVNGNAGSGVISGGMVTDPSQLTGHSYNIEFTVAGTNTSYTITDQTTNPPTQVVASAPYKPGAPINVAGMQFDVSGIPADSDEFTVKPSDRQSLFTTLGKMIDTLRGPAVTDSDKKAMTDGMSAAINNLSLGLDNVLAVRSSVGARMKELDTLDTIGSDADIQYAATLSGLQDLDLVQAISQFTQQQATLEAAQKTFKSVSSLSLFNFIG, encoded by the coding sequence ATGCGTATCAGCACCAACACGATCTATGCCCAGTCCACCAGCCAGCTCGGCACCTTGCAGAGCCAGCTAGCGCGCACCCAGCAGCAGCTGGCCACGAACAAGCGCATGCTCAGCGCGGCGGACGATCCGATCGCATCGGCGCGCGCCGTCGAGGTGAGCCAGTCGAAATCGATCAACGCCCAGTTCGCGACCAACCGCGCCAACGCGCGTTCCTCGCTGTCGCAGGAAGAAGTGGCGCTGACCGGCGTGCAGTCGCTGATCCAGGACGTGCAGGGCATCGCGGTGGCGGCCGCCAACGGCAGCAATTCGCCCAGCGACCGCGCCACCTACGCCAATGAGCTGCAAGGGCGGCTCGACGACCTGGTCGCGCTGGCCAACAGTTCGGACGGCAATGGCGGCTACGTGTTTTCCGGCTATGCCTCCACCACGCAGCCGTTCGTCAAGTCCAGCAACGGCGTCGATTACATGGGCGACCAGGGCCAGGTGCAGCTGCAGGTGGCGTCATCGCGCAAGGTCGGCATGAACGATCCCGGCAGCGCCGTGTTCAACGGCATCCCGACCGGCAACGGCAGCTTCACCACCGCGCCGGTCAACGGCAACGCCGGCAGCGGCGTCATTTCGGGCGGCATGGTGACCGATCCGTCCCAGCTCACCGGGCATTCCTACAATATCGAATTCACGGTGGCGGGCACCAACACCAGCTACACCATCACCGACCAGACCACTAATCCGCCGACCCAGGTGGTGGCCAGCGCGCCGTACAAGCCGGGGGCGCCGATCAATGTCGCCGGCATGCAGTTCGACGTGTCGGGCATCCCCGCCGACAGCGACGAATTCACCGTCAAGCCGAGCGACCGGCAATCGCTGTTTACCACGCTGGGCAAGATGATCGACACGCTGCGCGGGCCGGCCGTGACCGACAGCGACAAGAAAGCCATGACCGACGGCATGTCGGCCGCGATCAACAACCTCAGCCTGGGCCTCGACAATGTGCTGGCGGTGCGTTCGTCGGTGGGCGCGCGCATGAAGGAGCTCGACACGCTTGACACCATCGGCAGCGACGCCGACATCCAGTACGCGGCCACGCTGTCGGGCTTGCAGGACCTGGACTTGGTGCAGGCGATCTCGCAGTTCACCCAGCAGCAGGCCACGCTCGAAGCGGCGCAGAAGACGTTCAAGTCGGTCTCAAGCCTGTCGCTGTTCAACTTCATCGGCTAA
- the flgK gene encoding flagellar hook-associated protein FlgK: MAGNLLNIGKTGLYAAQAGLATTGHNIANANVTGYSRQTVVQSTTTAQDMGYGFVGSGTQVAEIKRFSDEFLNVQVRNAQSATSALNAYNAQASQVDNLIADSTTGLAPSMQDFFKAVQDVSANAASTPSRQAFLSAAETLAARFQGLNGQMQDIRDGVNSQVTSNVTLINSYASQIAKLNDQISTLSNATGNAPNDLLDARDQLVLDLNKQVKATAMKGDNNTVTVSIGAGQPLVVGSKAFQLAATVSPTDPSRVEVGYLNGSKTTILSDASLSGGELGGLLDFRSNTLDPAQNALGRVAMTLAATFNAQNRLGQDASGKMGGDLFAPAPPAAGINKNTMPPDAANPSTVTATLVDPSQLTTSDYLVSYDQVQGAFTVKTLADPNKPPVTLPAYTQPGPQTAVIDGLSFSISGQQVAGDAFVVRPTANGAHQFAVAAKSIADIAAAGPVLANVAAGNRGAAKVSEGTVDASFTGVFPPATLKFEAATGELSGFPNGATVNVTVAGVTTPYLAGTDTIPFTDGASYTFNGATVSFNGKPVDQDKFTVGRTPPGGADNRNLLAMGQLQSKPIIDNGSATYQSAFAQIVSTVGNKAREVQVNGEASAAMLAQATSVQQSVSGVNLDEEAANLLKYQQAYQAAGKVMQIASTLFDTLLSLGR, from the coding sequence ATGGCTGGAAACCTCCTCAATATTGGCAAGACCGGACTGTACGCCGCGCAGGCGGGCCTTGCCACGACCGGCCACAACATCGCCAACGCCAACGTCACCGGCTACAGCCGCCAGACCGTGGTGCAATCGACCACCACCGCGCAGGACATGGGCTACGGTTTCGTCGGCAGCGGCACCCAGGTCGCCGAGATCAAGCGCTTTTCCGACGAGTTCTTGAACGTCCAGGTGCGCAACGCCCAGTCGGCCACCAGCGCGCTCAACGCCTACAACGCCCAGGCCAGCCAGGTCGACAACCTGATCGCCGACAGCACCACCGGCCTGGCGCCGTCGATGCAGGATTTCTTCAAGGCGGTGCAGGACGTCAGCGCCAATGCCGCCTCGACGCCGTCGCGCCAGGCCTTCCTGTCCGCCGCCGAGACGCTGGCCGCGCGCTTCCAGGGCCTGAACGGGCAGATGCAGGACATCCGCGATGGCGTCAACAGCCAGGTCACCTCGAACGTCACGCTGATCAATTCCTACGCCAGCCAGATCGCCAAGCTCAACGACCAGATCAGCACGCTGTCCAACGCCACCGGCAACGCGCCCAACGACCTGCTCGACGCGCGCGACCAGCTGGTGCTGGACCTGAACAAGCAAGTCAAGGCCACGGCGATGAAGGGCGACAACAACACGGTGACCGTGTCGATCGGCGCCGGCCAGCCGCTGGTGGTGGGCAGCAAGGCCTTCCAGCTGGCGGCCACGGTATCGCCGACCGACCCGTCGCGGGTCGAAGTGGGCTACCTCAACGGCTCGAAGACCACCATCCTGTCCGACGCCTCGCTGTCGGGCGGCGAACTGGGCGGCCTGCTCGACTTCCGCAGCAACACGCTCGACCCGGCGCAAAATGCGCTGGGGCGCGTGGCGATGACGCTCGCCGCCACCTTCAACGCGCAGAACCGGCTCGGCCAGGATGCCTCGGGCAAGATGGGCGGCGACCTGTTCGCGCCGGCGCCACCCGCGGCCGGCATCAACAAGAACACCATGCCGCCCGACGCGGCGAATCCGAGCACGGTGACCGCGACCCTGGTGGACCCGAGCCAGCTGACCACCAGCGATTACCTGGTCTCCTACGACCAAGTGCAGGGCGCCTTCACGGTCAAGACCCTGGCCGACCCGAACAAGCCGCCGGTCACCTTGCCGGCCTATACCCAGCCTGGCCCGCAGACCGCGGTCATCGACGGCCTGTCGTTTTCGATTTCGGGCCAGCAGGTTGCCGGCGACGCCTTCGTGGTGCGGCCGACCGCCAACGGCGCGCACCAGTTCGCGGTGGCGGCGAAGAGCATCGCCGACATCGCTGCCGCCGGCCCCGTGCTGGCCAACGTTGCGGCCGGCAACAGGGGCGCGGCGAAGGTCAGCGAAGGCACGGTGGACGCCAGCTTCACCGGCGTGTTCCCGCCGGCCACGCTGAAGTTCGAAGCGGCCACGGGCGAGCTGAGCGGATTTCCGAACGGCGCCACGGTCAACGTCACCGTCGCGGGCGTGACCACGCCGTATCTGGCCGGCACCGACACGATCCCGTTCACCGACGGCGCCAGCTACACCTTCAACGGCGCCACCGTGTCGTTCAACGGCAAGCCGGTGGACCAGGACAAGTTCACGGTCGGCCGCACGCCGCCGGGCGGCGCCGACAACCGCAACCTGCTGGCGATGGGCCAGCTGCAATCGAAGCCCATTATCGACAACGGCAGCGCCACCTACCAGAGCGCGTTTGCCCAGATCGTCAGCACGGTCGGCAACAAGGCGCGCGAAGTGCAGGTCAACGGCGAAGCGAGCGCGGCGATGCTGGCGCAGGCCACCAGCGTCCAGCAGAGCGTGTCGGGCGTCAACCTGGACGAAGAGGCGGCCAACCTGCTCAAGTACCAGCAGGCTTACCAGGCGGCCGGCAAGGTGATGCAGATCGCCAGCACCCTGTTCGACACGCTGCTGTCGCTCGGACGATAA